In a genomic window of Methylobacter sp. YRD-M1:
- the hslV gene encoding ATP-dependent protease subunit HslV has product MSFRGTTILSVRRDGKVVIGGDGQVTLGNTVMKGNARKVRRLYHDKVIAGFAGATADAFTLFEHFEGKLEKHRGNLTRAAVEMAKDWRTDRALRKLEALLTIADAKTSLILSGTGDVIEPEHDLMAIGSGGAFAQAAARALLENTDLSAREIVERSLRIAGDICIYTNHNLTIEELDADPNE; this is encoded by the coding sequence GTGAGTTTTAGAGGTACAACCATTCTTTCTGTTCGCCGCGACGGCAAAGTGGTGATTGGCGGCGATGGCCAAGTCACTTTGGGCAATACGGTCATGAAGGGCAACGCCCGCAAAGTGCGCCGTCTATACCATGACAAGGTTATTGCCGGTTTTGCCGGCGCTACGGCCGACGCATTCACCTTGTTCGAACATTTTGAAGGCAAGTTGGAAAAACACCGCGGCAACCTCACACGCGCCGCCGTGGAAATGGCCAAAGACTGGCGGACGGACCGCGCCCTGCGCAAGCTGGAAGCCCTGCTGACGATTGCCGACGCCAAAACCTCCCTGATTCTTTCCGGTACAGGCGATGTCATTGAGCCTGAACATGACCTGATGGCCATTGGTTCCGGCGGTGCTTTTGCGCAGGCAGCCGCACGCGCCTTGTTGGAAAATACCGATTTAAGCGCTCGCGAGATCGTCGAAAGATCATTAAGAATAGCCGGCGATATCTGTATTTATACCAATCACAATTTGACCATAGAAGAACTGGACGCAGATCCTAACGAGTAA
- the hslU gene encoding ATP-dependent protease ATPase subunit HslU: MTQMTPKEIVSELDKHIIGQASAKRSVAIALRNRWRRQQVNAALREEITPKNILMIGPTGVGKTEIARRLARLANAPFIKIEATKFTEVGYVGRDVESIIRDLADTAVKMTRMAEMEKVQNRAYDAAEDKILDILLPRAGSGMLSDTEESTRQKMRKKLREGDLDDKEIEIDVHVAPLGVEIMAPPGMEEMTNQLQGMFQNLNTGKKKSRKMKISKALKVLQEEEAAKLINEEDIKARAVEAVEQNGIVFLDEIDKICKRSELGGSGGEVSREGVQRDLLPLVEGSTVSTKYGTIKTDHVLFIASGAFHLTKPSDLIPELQGRFPIRVELDALTADDFVRILTEPNASLTEQYQALLTTEGVSVTFAPDGIQRIAELGFQVNEKTENIGARRLHTILERLLEDISYNAPDLIDKNIVIDAAYVDGHLSEFVQDEDLSRYIL; encoded by the coding sequence ATGACTCAGATGACCCCTAAAGAAATTGTAAGCGAGCTGGACAAGCACATCATTGGCCAGGCCAGCGCCAAACGCTCTGTTGCCATTGCGTTGCGCAACCGCTGGCGCCGCCAACAGGTCAACGCGGCCTTACGCGAAGAAATCACTCCGAAAAATATTTTGATGATCGGCCCTACCGGCGTCGGCAAAACCGAAATCGCCCGTCGCCTTGCCCGGCTGGCCAATGCGCCTTTCATCAAGATAGAAGCCACTAAATTTACGGAGGTCGGCTATGTCGGCCGCGATGTCGAATCGATTATCCGCGATCTGGCCGACACGGCCGTTAAAATGACGCGCATGGCGGAAATGGAAAAGGTCCAGAACCGTGCTTATGACGCCGCCGAGGATAAAATCCTGGATATTCTGTTGCCGCGCGCCGGCAGCGGCATGCTGTCCGACACCGAGGAATCGACCCGCCAGAAAATGCGCAAGAAACTGCGCGAAGGCGATCTGGATGACAAGGAAATAGAAATCGACGTACATGTCGCACCCTTGGGCGTCGAGATCATGGCGCCTCCCGGCATGGAAGAAATGACCAACCAGTTGCAAGGCATGTTTCAAAACCTGAACACAGGCAAAAAAAAATCGCGCAAGATGAAAATCAGCAAAGCCTTGAAAGTGCTTCAGGAAGAAGAGGCCGCTAAGCTGATCAATGAAGAAGACATTAAAGCGCGCGCCGTGGAAGCCGTGGAACAAAACGGCATCGTCTTTCTCGATGAAATCGACAAGATCTGCAAGCGCTCCGAGCTCGGCGGCAGCGGCGGCGAAGTCTCCCGCGAAGGCGTGCAGCGCGATCTGCTGCCGCTGGTTGAAGGCAGCACTGTCAGCACCAAATACGGCACCATCAAAACCGATCATGTGCTGTTTATTGCGTCCGGCGCTTTCCATTTGACCAAACCTTCGGACCTGATTCCCGAACTGCAGGGCCGTTTTCCTATTCGCGTTGAGCTCGATGCGCTGACGGCCGATGATTTCGTACGCATTCTGACCGAACCAAACGCTTCATTGACCGAACAATATCAAGCCTTGCTGACAACAGAAGGCGTCTCGGTAACATTCGCTCCCGACGGCATCCAGCGGATTGCCGAACTGGGCTTCCAGGTTAATGAAAAAACGGAAAATATCGGCGCCAGACGTCTACATACGATATTGGAACGGCTGCTGGAAGATATTTCCTATAACGCGCCTGACCTGATCGATAAAAACATCGTCATTGATGCCGCTTATGTCGATGGGCATCTGTCCGAATTCGTGCAGGATGAAGACCTGAGCCGTTATATTTTGTAA
- a CDS encoding DUF971 domain-containing protein, translated as MRLTVQPCHTLPTEIKLHQVSRLLEISFDDGSVFKLPYEYLRVYTQSAEAVGHGPGQEVLQVGKEDVTIEEIKPVGNYGIAPKFSDGHSSGIYTWDLLYTLGAEYQILWADYLHRLEAAGYQRKASTEH; from the coding sequence ATGCGCCTGACTGTACAACCCTGTCATACCCTACCCACTGAAATCAAGCTGCATCAGGTATCCCGCCTGCTTGAAATCAGTTTCGACGACGGCAGCGTTTTCAAGCTGCCGTATGAATACCTGCGCGTCTATACGCAATCGGCTGAAGCGGTCGGTCATGGGCCCGGCCAGGAAGTGCTGCAGGTCGGCAAGGAAGACGTCACGATTGAAGAAATCAAACCGGTAGGCAACTATGGCATCGCCCCGAAATTCAGCGACGGCCATAGCAGCGGCATTTACACATGGGATTTACTGTACACGCTAGGCGCCGAATATCAGATCTTATGGGCCGACTACCTCCATCGACTGGAAGCGGCCGGCTATCAACGCAAAGCATCGACAGAACATTAA
- the ubiE gene encoding bifunctional demethylmenaquinone methyltransferase/2-methoxy-6-polyprenyl-1,4-benzoquinol methylase UbiE, translated as MTNDNTTHFGFKQVAKEDKVKLVRGVFDSVAGQYDIMNDLMSMGIHRIWKRVAVQLSNVRKGERVLDLAGGTGDLTILFEKRVGKDGQIVLADINSEMLRTGRNRLIDKGLVGNIRYAQVNAECLPFEDNTFDCVCIGFGLRNVTDKDAALRSMYRVLKPGGRVIVLEFSHPTDKVTEKVYDFYSFNLLPKIGKVVAKDEDSYRYLAESIRMHPKQDELKKMMENAGFERCEYFNMTQGIVAVHRGYKI; from the coding sequence ATGACAAATGACAACACCACCCATTTCGGTTTTAAACAGGTAGCCAAAGAGGACAAAGTCAAACTGGTCCGCGGCGTGTTTGATTCCGTGGCGGGGCAATACGACATCATGAACGACCTGATGTCGATGGGCATTCACCGCATCTGGAAGCGCGTTGCCGTGCAACTGAGCAATGTGCGCAAAGGCGAGCGGGTACTCGATCTGGCCGGCGGCACCGGCGATTTGACCATATTGTTCGAAAAACGCGTCGGCAAGGACGGCCAGATAGTGCTGGCCGACATTAACTCCGAAATGCTGCGCACAGGCCGCAACCGCCTGATCGACAAAGGGCTGGTCGGCAATATCCGCTATGCGCAAGTCAATGCCGAATGCCTGCCTTTTGAAGACAATACGTTTGATTGCGTCTGCATAGGCTTTGGTTTGCGCAACGTAACCGACAAGGATGCCGCCTTGCGCTCCATGTACAGAGTGCTGAAACCCGGCGGCCGCGTCATCGTGCTGGAGTTCTCGCACCCGACCGACAAGGTGACCGAAAAAGTCTACGATTTTTATTCATTCAACCTGCTGCCCAAAATCGGCAAAGTCGTGGCCAAGGATGAAGACAGTTACCGCTACCTGGCCGAGTCCATCCGCATGCATCCGAAACAGGATGAACTGAAAAAAATGATGGAAAATGCCGGTTTCGAGCGCTGCGAATATTTCAACATGACGCAAGGCATCGTAGCCGTGCACAGAGGTTATAAAATCTAG
- a CDS encoding ubiquinone biosynthesis accessory factor UbiJ yields the protein MAIKPLLAGALENALNQYLSLDPDSRYFLEPLAGKVIAVTILPFNETIYLCPTTESIQCLDHFVGEPDTRLTGSIWALGLMGLSSKPMRSIFSGEVKIEGDMHTGRKFQELFDKLDIDLEEKLSHYTGDIIAHQIGRFFRAGQRWGKDSIETFRLNAAEFLQEETRDLPAGPEMDIFCRQVDELRTDFDRLSSRVERLDDALANLKQK from the coding sequence ATGGCGATCAAACCGTTGCTGGCCGGCGCACTGGAAAACGCGCTCAACCAGTACCTATCACTGGATCCGGATAGCCGCTATTTTCTAGAGCCGTTGGCCGGCAAGGTCATCGCCGTTACGATTCTGCCGTTCAATGAAACCATTTACCTGTGCCCGACGACGGAATCGATCCAATGCCTGGATCATTTCGTCGGCGAACCCGATACCCGCCTGACCGGCTCGATCTGGGCGCTGGGCCTGATGGGTCTCAGCTCAAAGCCGATGCGTTCCATTTTCTCCGGCGAGGTGAAAATTGAAGGCGACATGCATACCGGCCGCAAATTTCAGGAACTGTTCGACAAGCTGGACATTGATCTGGAAGAAAAACTGTCGCATTACACAGGCGATATTATCGCGCATCAGATCGGCCGATTTTTCCGCGCTGGCCAACGCTGGGGAAAAGATTCCATTGAAACTTTTCGGCTAAATGCGGCGGAATTTCTGCAGGAAGAAACGCGCGATTTGCCGGCAGGGCCGGAAATGGATATTTTTTGTCGACAGGTCGATGAACTACGCACCGATTTTGACCGCCTGTCAAGCCGGGTTGAACGCCTGGACGATGCACTGGCGAATTTAAAGCAGAAATAA
- the ubiB gene encoding ubiquinone biosynthesis regulatory protein kinase UbiB gives MIRPKILLRLIHINWVLVFHGLDEIVLKTHLFRPVRFLAVFSPNYWLKRQTAPRGVRIRRALEDLGPIYVKFGQALSTRKDLLPDDIADELVKLQDRVPPFPSEVARGIIEQELGMSVSDAFAEFNPEPLASASVAQVHTAVLHSGEQVIIKVLRPDIEARIHSDVGLLYELARFAERFWPDARRLRALEVVAEFEKTTQDELDLIREAANATKLRRNFEGSDIIYIPEVHWPLTRQKVMVMERIQGIPVGEIAALREGGANFKLLAERGVEIFFTQVFRDNFFHADMHPGNIFVDLPAKYIAVDFGIVGSLSLSDQRYLAENFLAFFNRDYRRVAQMHVESGWVPGSTRIEEFESAIRSVCEPIFEKPLKDISFGQLLLRLFQTARRFDMHVQPQLVLLQKTLLNIEGLGRQLYPDLDLWQTAKPFLEKWFHERMSPKAKIDRIIKQFPELAEQFPEVPSLIYKALDNAAHARPNAEAHNRELALLRRQMESNHRRTVWAILASAVMISVAVLFR, from the coding sequence GTGATCCGCCCTAAAATATTATTGCGCCTGATCCATATTAACTGGGTCCTGGTCTTTCACGGCCTGGACGAGATTGTTTTAAAAACCCATTTATTCCGCCCCGTTCGTTTCCTGGCTGTTTTCTCCCCCAACTACTGGCTCAAGCGACAAACCGCTCCGCGAGGCGTGCGCATTCGTCGCGCATTGGAAGACCTGGGGCCTATTTATGTCAAATTCGGCCAGGCGCTATCGACTCGGAAAGACCTGCTGCCCGATGACATTGCCGATGAACTGGTCAAGTTACAGGACAGAGTTCCGCCGTTTCCGAGCGAAGTCGCACGCGGCATTATTGAACAGGAACTCGGCATGTCCGTCTCTGATGCCTTTGCCGAGTTCAATCCGGAACCTCTGGCTTCGGCCTCGGTCGCTCAGGTTCATACGGCCGTGCTGCACAGCGGCGAACAGGTCATCATTAAGGTGCTGCGCCCTGACATTGAAGCGCGCATCCACTCCGACGTAGGCTTGCTTTATGAGTTGGCCCGCTTCGCTGAAAGATTCTGGCCTGACGCAAGGCGGCTGCGTGCGCTGGAAGTCGTTGCCGAGTTTGAAAAAACAACGCAGGACGAGCTTGACCTGATCCGCGAAGCCGCCAACGCTACTAAATTGCGCCGCAACTTCGAAGGTTCGGACATTATTTACATCCCGGAAGTCCACTGGCCGCTGACGCGCCAGAAAGTCATGGTCATGGAGCGCATTCAGGGCATTCCGGTCGGCGAAATCGCAGCACTGCGGGAAGGCGGCGCCAATTTCAAATTGCTGGCCGAACGCGGCGTGGAAATCTTCTTTACGCAGGTGTTCCGCGACAACTTTTTTCATGCCGATATGCATCCCGGCAATATCTTCGTCGATCTGCCGGCCAAATATATCGCCGTCGACTTCGGCATCGTCGGCTCATTGTCCTTGTCCGACCAGCGCTATCTGGCCGAGAATTTCCTGGCCTTCTTCAATCGCGATTACCGCCGGGTCGCGCAAATGCATGTTGAATCCGGCTGGGTGCCCGGTTCAACGCGCATAGAAGAATTCGAATCGGCCATCCGTAGCGTGTGCGAGCCGATCTTCGAAAAACCGCTCAAGGACATTTCCTTCGGCCAACTGCTGCTGCGCCTGTTCCAGACCGCCCGGCGCTTTGATATGCACGTGCAGCCGCAACTGGTCTTGCTGCAGAAAACCCTGCTCAATATCGAAGGCCTCGGGCGCCAGCTTTATCCCGATCTGGACTTGTGGCAGACGGCCAAGCCGTTCCTGGAAAAATGGTTTCATGAACGCATGAGTCCTAAAGCCAAAATCGACAGAATCATTAAACAGTTCCCGGAACTGGCCGAGCAGTTTCCGGAAGTCCCTTCACTGATTTATAAGGCCCTGGACAATGCCGCGCATGCAAGGCCCAATGCCGAAGCGCATAATCGCGAACTCGCCCTGCTGCGCCGGCAAATGGAAAGCAACCACCGCCGGACGGTGTGGGCCATCCTGGCCAGTGCCGTCATGATCAGCGTGGCGGTTTTATTTCGATAA
- a CDS encoding phosphoglycerate kinase: MSIKRMVDLDLSGKRVLIREDLNVPVKNGKVTSDIRIRASLPTIQKALEGGAAVILLSHLGRPVEGQYSEDASLRPVAEHLSELLDQPVRLEKDWLDGIDIKPGEVVLCENVRFNAGEGKDSDELGKKMAALCDIFVMDAFGTAHRAQASTHSVAKYTPIACAGPLLASELDALGKALETPVKPLVAIVGGSKVSTKLTVLKSLSEKVDQLIVGGGIANTFIAAAGFPVGKSLYEEDLIDEAKQLIEMAKRSGSDIPIPTDVVCAKEFSETAIASVKKVEDVEADDMIMDIGPETAKHYAQMLKSAGTIVWNGPVGVFEFDQFGNGTKSLATAIAESGAFSIAGGGDTLAAIDKYGINDQVSYTSTGGGAFLEFLEGKELPAVSILKSRA; the protein is encoded by the coding sequence ATGTCGATTAAAAGAATGGTCGATCTGGATTTGTCAGGCAAACGCGTACTGATCCGCGAGGATCTGAATGTGCCTGTGAAAAACGGCAAAGTCACCAGCGATATCCGCATTCGAGCCAGCCTGCCAACCATTCAGAAAGCCCTGGAAGGCGGCGCCGCCGTCATATTATTATCGCATCTGGGCCGGCCGGTTGAAGGCCAGTATTCGGAAGACGCGTCATTAAGGCCGGTAGCCGAGCACTTGTCGGAACTGCTCGACCAACCCGTCAGGCTGGAGAAAGACTGGCTGGACGGCATTGACATCAAGCCGGGAGAAGTCGTGCTGTGCGAGAATGTGCGTTTCAATGCCGGCGAAGGCAAAGACAGTGACGAGTTGGGCAAAAAAATGGCCGCACTCTGCGATATCTTTGTCATGGATGCCTTCGGCACCGCGCACAGAGCGCAGGCCTCAACGCACAGCGTCGCCAAATACACACCTATCGCCTGTGCCGGCCCTCTGTTGGCCAGCGAGCTGGACGCGCTGGGCAAAGCTCTGGAAACACCAGTCAAACCTCTGGTCGCGATCGTCGGCGGTTCTAAAGTTTCCACCAAACTGACAGTGCTGAAATCGTTGTCCGAAAAAGTCGATCAACTGATCGTCGGCGGCGGCATTGCCAATACGTTTATCGCAGCGGCAGGCTTCCCCGTCGGCAAGTCGCTGTACGAAGAAGACCTGATTGACGAAGCCAAGCAGCTGATCGAAATGGCCAAGCGCAGCGGCTCGGACATTCCCATACCGACCGATGTGGTATGTGCGAAGGAATTCTCGGAAACCGCCATCGCTTCGGTCAAGAAAGTCGAGGACGTTGAAGCCGATGACATGATCATGGATATCGGCCCCGAAACGGCCAAGCACTATGCGCAAATGCTGAAATCAGCCGGCACTATTGTCTGGAACGGCCCGGTCGGCGTGTTCGAGTTTGATCAGTTCGGCAACGGCACGAAATCTCTGGCCACGGCCATCGCCGAAAGCGGCGCCTTCTCGATCGCCGGCGGCGGCGACACGCTGGCGGCGATCGACAAATACGGCATTAACGATCAGGTCTCCTACACGTCTACCGGCGGCGGCGCGTTTCTGGAATTTCTCGAAGGCAAAGAACTTCCGGCCGTTTCCATTTTAAAATCACGAGCCTAG
- the rpoZ gene encoding DNA-directed RNA polymerase subunit omega has translation MARVTVEDCLEHVENRFKLVLLASTRARQLSKGADEFVPRNKDKDTVVALREIAAGHVTPDNVNKLHRTVDTHEPASTMF, from the coding sequence ATGGCCAGAGTCACAGTCGAAGATTGCTTAGAACACGTAGAAAACCGCTTCAAACTGGTTTTATTAGCCAGCACCAGAGCCCGTCAGCTCAGCAAGGGCGCTGATGAATTTGTCCCTCGCAATAAAGACAAGGATACGGTTGTCGCTTTACGCGAAATTGCGGCAGGTCATGTCACGCCTGACAATGTCAACAAGCTGCACCGTACTGTCGATACTCATGAACCTGCCAGTACCATGTTTTAA
- a CDS encoding RelA/SpoT family protein encodes MLNIVADTIELERPQDKLIRRLCETLSDYLDQAQIDEIVRAYEFGAAAHAGQFRKTGEAYICHPISVAISLAEMRMDAHGIMAAILHDVIEDTPVSKKELAKQFGQEVAELVDGVTKLTKIDSKSHAEAQAENVRKMFMAMAKDLRVIMVKLADRLHNMQTLGAMKPEKKRRIARETLDIYAPIANRLGMNSIRHKLESLGFEAMYPVRHAILKNAVKKARGNRRKIVDTIENAIKNRLEQADLHCEVAGREKNLYSIYQKMLNKKISFSDVFDVYAFRIYCDDVDTCYRVLGIAHNLYKPIPGRFKDYIALPKANGYQSLHTILIGPYGVPIEIQIRTHEMHRMSESGIAAHWLYKSDDDKSEKFQAGANEWLRELLEIQKSAGDSLEFIDNLKVDLFPQEVFVFTPQGGIIKLPRGATIIDFAYAVHTDIGNACVSARIDKQLVPLQSTLENGVTVEVITASWARPNPLWLNYVITAKARSSIRTYLKHFKQQEAINLGRRLLEKELQAMHLHLENVDQARIQALLEAMSMHSLEELLEDIGLGNKMPFLIAKRLMQDDVHAAVKLDTSESGVRNPLIIKGTEGMVITLAKCCRPIPGDSIIGFFNPGRGIVVHHHECRNRIEARKKQASWLDVEWSPDAAGDFPAEIRIEILNQRGSLATIASTISELNSNIENVSVVDQDDRVSVDLITLTVKDRVHLAQIMRRLKELSIVLKINRVKA; translated from the coding sequence ATGTTAAATATAGTCGCCGACACGATTGAGCTGGAACGCCCTCAGGACAAACTGATCCGGCGTTTGTGCGAGACCTTGAGCGACTATCTGGATCAGGCTCAGATCGATGAAATTGTCCGCGCCTATGAGTTTGGCGCTGCCGCTCATGCAGGTCAATTTCGCAAAACCGGCGAAGCTTATATTTGCCACCCTATTTCCGTTGCCATCAGCCTTGCTGAAATGCGCATGGATGCGCATGGCATCATGGCGGCCATCCTGCACGATGTCATTGAAGACACGCCGGTCAGTAAGAAAGAATTAGCCAAGCAGTTCGGCCAGGAAGTGGCGGAACTGGTCGACGGCGTCACCAAACTCACCAAAATCGACAGCAAATCGCATGCCGAAGCCCAGGCCGAAAATGTCCGCAAGATGTTCATGGCCATGGCCAAGGACTTGCGCGTGATCATGGTCAAGCTGGCGGACCGGCTGCACAACATGCAGACGCTCGGCGCCATGAAGCCGGAAAAAAAGCGTCGCATCGCCCGCGAAACGCTCGATATCTATGCCCCGATAGCCAACCGGCTGGGCATGAACAGTATCCGGCACAAGCTCGAATCGCTGGGTTTCGAGGCCATGTACCCGGTGCGTCATGCCATTCTGAAAAATGCGGTCAAAAAAGCCCGCGGCAATCGACGCAAAATTGTCGACACAATTGAAAACGCGATAAAAAACCGTCTGGAACAAGCCGACCTGCACTGCGAAGTAGCCGGGCGCGAAAAGAATCTGTACAGCATCTACCAGAAAATGCTGAACAAAAAGATTTCTTTTTCGGACGTATTCGATGTCTACGCCTTCAGAATTTATTGCGATGACGTCGACACTTGTTACCGCGTCCTGGGCATCGCGCACAATCTGTACAAGCCCATTCCGGGCCGGTTCAAGGACTATATCGCGCTGCCCAAGGCCAATGGCTATCAGTCCCTGCACACCATACTGATCGGCCCTTACGGCGTACCCATTGAAATCCAGATCAGGACGCACGAAATGCACCGCATGTCGGAATCAGGCATCGCGGCGCACTGGCTGTACAAATCCGACGACGACAAATCCGAGAAATTCCAGGCCGGCGCCAACGAATGGCTGCGCGAACTGCTGGAAATCCAGAAGTCGGCCGGCGATTCGCTGGAGTTCATCGACAACCTGAAAGTCGACCTGTTCCCGCAGGAAGTGTTCGTCTTTACGCCCCAAGGCGGAATCATCAAGCTGCCGCGCGGCGCGACCATCATCGATTTTGCCTATGCCGTCCATACCGATATCGGCAACGCCTGCGTTTCCGCCCGCATCGACAAGCAACTGGTGCCGCTGCAATCGACGCTGGAAAACGGCGTCACGGTGGAGGTCATTACCGCCTCCTGGGCCCGGCCCAACCCGCTTTGGCTCAACTATGTGATCACCGCCAAGGCCCGTTCCAGCATACGCACGTATCTGAAGCATTTTAAACAGCAGGAAGCCATCAATCTTGGCCGCCGCTTGCTGGAAAAAGAGCTGCAAGCCATGCATCTGCATCTCGAAAACGTCGATCAAGCCCGCATACAGGCGCTGCTTGAAGCGATGTCCATGCACAGCCTGGAAGAATTGCTCGAAGACATCGGACTGGGCAATAAAATGCCGTTCCTGATCGCCAAGCGCCTCATGCAGGATGATGTGCATGCGGCGGTCAAACTCGACACCAGCGAGAGCGGCGTAAGGAATCCTCTGATTATCAAAGGCACGGAAGGCATGGTCATTACGCTGGCAAAATGCTGTCGCCCTATTCCGGGCGATTCGATCATCGGCTTTTTCAATCCCGGCCGCGGCATTGTCGTGCACCATCACGAATGCCGTAACCGCATCGAAGCCAGAAAAAAACAGGCCAGCTGGCTGGATGTCGAATGGAGCCCGGACGCCGCCGGCGATTTCCCTGCCGAAATTCGCATAGAAATACTGAATCAGCGCGGCTCGCTGGCTACCATTGCCTCGACGATTTCGGAACTGAATTCCAACATCGAAAATGTTTCCGTAGTCGATCAGGACGACCGCGTTTCGGTTGACCTGATCACGTTGACGGTCAAAGATCGCGTGCATCTGGCACAGATCATGCGCAGACTGAAGGAATTGTCGATTGTGCTGAAAATCAACCGGGTAAAGGCTTAG
- a CDS encoding RidA family protein: protein MTKEIIQTDKAPQAIGTYSQAVKVGNTVYLSGQIPLVPATMTIIDGDISAQITQVFENLKAVAEAAGGDLSDIVKLNVFLTDLSHFPIVNEIMGRYFQAPYPARAAIGVAALPKDAGVEMDAIMQLDA, encoded by the coding sequence ATGACAAAAGAAATCATCCAGACAGATAAAGCACCTCAGGCCATCGGCACCTATTCGCAAGCGGTTAAAGTCGGCAATACCGTTTATCTTTCAGGTCAGATCCCGTTGGTTCCGGCCACGATGACCATCATCGACGGCGATATCTCGGCACAGATCACGCAGGTATTCGAAAACCTGAAAGCAGTTGCCGAAGCGGCCGGCGGCGATCTGTCCGATATCGTCAAACTGAATGTATTTTTAACTGATCTGTCGCACTTCCCTATCGTCAACGAGATCATGGGCCGCTATTTTCAGGCGCCTTATCCGGCGCGTGCCGCGATTGGCGTAGCTGCGCTGCCTAAAGATGCCGGCGTGGAAATGGACGCGATCATGCAGTTGGACGCGTAA